One genomic segment of Thalassospiraceae bacterium LMO-SO8 includes these proteins:
- the ligA gene encoding NAD-dependent DNA ligase LigA, with protein MSVSDGLRDIPVDRLRPEDAAIELERLAAEIAAHDEAYYRNDDPAISDAAYDALRQRNAAIEAKFPKLIRADSPSKRVGAAPAEGFAKVVHSVPMLSLANAFSQEDVADFLDRVRRFLNLPGDEAVEVMAEPKIDGLSVTARYEKGRFVMAATRGDGREGENITENLRTLKDLPDRIAAKDLLGAGVPEVLEVRGEVYMAKSDFLALNRRQEAAGAKIFANPRNAAAGSLRQKDPAVTRARPLRVFFYSWGEVSDVTWATQAEFNDRLVDWGFQANPRARLCRSLDEIMAEYTRTEADRAGLDYDIDGMVYKVNRLDWQERLGQVSRAPRWATAHKFAAEKATTVLEKITIQVGRTGVLTPVANLTPVTVGGVVVGRATLHNEDYIAEKDIREGDTVVVQRAGDVIPQVVEVVIDRRPAAAVPFVMPDTCPECGSLAIREEGAAAKRCTGGLICPAQAVERLKHFVSRDAFDIEGLGARNIESFWVEGWLKSPADIFDVAGLTAKLEGREGWKEKSIDNLRKAIEDRRTIGLDRFIYALGIRQVGQATARLLARTYGSFKALKAAMAAAQDRESEAYADLIDIDQIGPAVADDLLGFFAEDHNQEVLAALEAALDIQDMVAADTSDSPVAGKTVVFTGTLETMGRSEAKARAENLGAKVSGSISAKTDFLVAGPGAGSKLKKAEDLGVTVLTEEEWLALIG; from the coding sequence ATGTCGGTATCGGACGGCCTGCGCGACATTCCCGTCGACCGCCTGCGGCCCGAGGACGCGGCGATCGAACTGGAACGTCTGGCGGCGGAAATCGCCGCCCATGACGAGGCCTATTACCGGAACGACGACCCGGCAATCAGCGACGCCGCCTACGATGCCTTGCGTCAGCGCAACGCGGCCATCGAGGCGAAATTCCCCAAGCTGATCCGCGCCGACAGCCCGTCCAAACGGGTCGGCGCCGCCCCGGCGGAGGGCTTCGCCAAGGTCGTCCACTCCGTGCCCATGCTGTCCCTCGCCAACGCCTTCAGCCAGGAAGACGTGGCCGACTTCCTCGACCGCGTGCGGCGGTTCCTCAACCTGCCGGGCGACGAGGCGGTCGAGGTCATGGCCGAGCCCAAGATCGACGGCCTGTCGGTCACCGCGCGCTATGAGAAGGGCCGCTTCGTCATGGCGGCGACCCGAGGCGACGGCCGGGAAGGGGAGAACATCACGGAAAACCTGCGCACCCTGAAGGACCTGCCCGACCGCATCGCGGCCAAGGACCTGTTGGGCGCGGGCGTGCCCGAGGTGCTGGAGGTGCGCGGCGAGGTCTACATGGCCAAGTCCGATTTCCTTGCCCTGAACCGGCGCCAGGAAGCCGCCGGGGCCAAGATATTCGCCAATCCGCGCAACGCCGCCGCGGGATCGCTGCGCCAGAAGGACCCGGCCGTCACCAGGGCCCGGCCGCTCCGCGTGTTCTTCTATTCCTGGGGCGAAGTTTCGGACGTCACCTGGGCGACCCAGGCGGAATTCAACGACCGGCTGGTCGACTGGGGCTTTCAGGCCAATCCCCGGGCCAGGCTCTGCCGCTCCCTCGACGAGATCATGGCCGAATACACGCGGACGGAGGCCGACCGCGCCGGGCTCGACTACGACATCGACGGCATGGTCTACAAGGTCAACCGCCTTGACTGGCAGGAACGCCTGGGCCAGGTGTCCCGGGCACCCCGCTGGGCGACGGCGCACAAGTTCGCCGCCGAAAAGGCGACCACGGTGCTGGAAAAGATCACCATTCAGGTCGGGCGCACGGGCGTGTTGACGCCGGTCGCCAACCTGACCCCGGTCACCGTCGGCGGCGTGGTGGTCGGCCGCGCGACCCTGCATAACGAGGACTACATCGCGGAAAAAGACATCCGCGAGGGCGACACGGTGGTCGTGCAGCGGGCCGGCGACGTCATCCCCCAGGTGGTCGAGGTCGTCATCGACCGGCGCCCGGCGGCGGCCGTGCCCTTCGTCATGCCCGACACCTGCCCGGAATGCGGCAGCCTTGCGATCCGCGAGGAAGGGGCGGCGGCGAAACGCTGCACCGGCGGGCTGATCTGCCCGGCCCAGGCGGTCGAGCGGCTGAAGCATTTCGTGTCCCGCGACGCCTTCGACATCGAAGGCCTGGGCGCCAGGAACATCGAATCCTTCTGGGTCGAGGGTTGGCTTAAATCCCCCGCCGACATCTTCGACGTGGCGGGCCTGACGGCGAAGCTTGAGGGCCGCGAGGGATGGAAGGAAAAATCCATCGACAACCTGCGCAAGGCCATCGAGGACCGCCGCACGATCGGCCTCGACCGCTTCATCTATGCGCTGGGCATCCGCCAGGTCGGGCAGGCGACGGCGCGGCTGCTGGCCCGTACCTACGGCTCCTTCAAGGCGCTCAAGGCCGCCATGGCGGCCGCCCAGGACCGGGAGTCGGAAGCTTACGCGGACCTGATCGACATCGACCAGATCGGCCCCGCCGTGGCCGACGACCTGCTGGGATTCTTCGCCGAGGACCACAACCAGGAGGTCCTGGCGGCGCTCGAGGCCGCGCTCGACATCCAGGACATGGTGGCGGCCGATACCTCCGACTCACCCGTGGCCGGGAAGACCGTGGTGTTCACCGGCACCCTGGAAACCATGGGCCGCTCCGAAGCCAAGGCCCGGGCCGAAAACCTGGGTGCCAAGGTATCGGGCAGCATCTCCGCCAAGACGGATTTCCTCGTCGCCGGGCCGGGGGCGGGCTCCAAGCTGAAGAAGGCGGAAGACCTGGGCGTCACGGTACTGACGGAAGAGGAATGGTTGGCCCTGATCGGCTAG
- a CDS encoding GNAT family N-acetyltransferase produces MKTDTTTRWMTADRAEDDAPRLLTLMRDLAVFEGWPELLSITAAEIASRIRATPPALRAVLAEAPAGSPVGFATVFEIPYAYAARPSLELEMLYVMEPWRAQGVGRALMDAVLAHARETDCERVEWNVLADNARAQAFYKSLGAAEKAGWRRWGLAV; encoded by the coding sequence ATGAAAACCGACACGACAACCCGCTGGATGACCGCCGACCGCGCCGAGGACGACGCGCCCCGCCTGCTCACCTTGATGCGAGATCTCGCCGTGTTCGAAGGCTGGCCCGAGCTGCTGTCCATCACCGCGGCGGAAATCGCCAGCCGCATCCGCGCCACCCCGCCTGCCCTGCGGGCCGTCCTGGCCGAGGCACCGGCGGGAAGCCCGGTCGGCTTCGCCACCGTGTTCGAAATTCCCTATGCCTATGCCGCAAGGCCGTCCCTGGAACTGGAAATGCTCTACGTGATGGAACCCTGGCGCGCCCAGGGCGTCGGCCGCGCCCTCATGGATGCGGTCCTGGCGCACGCCCGGGAAACGGACTGCGAACGGGTGGAATGGAACGTGCTGGCGGACAATGCCCGGGCCCAGGCGTTTTATAAAAGCCTCGGTGCTGCCGAAAAGGCCGGCTGGCGGCGGTGGGGACTGGCGGTCTAG
- a CDS encoding type III PLP-dependent enzyme, giving the protein MEKFPSARALARSLAPINPVTCLRPHAVRRAVHFFLNEFPGEILYAVKTNPRPEVLDEVYDAGVRNFDVASLAEIELIAGRYPDAKMAFMNPVKNRDVIRRAYEEFRVRHFVLDSEEELKKIVEATGHAQDLSLLVRLAVPNHHSELELSSKYGVQPEQAPDLLIAARQVASRLGVAFHVGSQCMQPSAWGTALHMVRDLILKSGIILDIVDVGGGFPSVYPYMTPPPLTDYMREITAAVDKLPISEACEIWAEPGRALVAEGASTLVRVEMRRGDNLYINDGTYGSLFDAGSLNFIYPVRPIRTEGRFQKPLIGYAFYGPTCDSLDHMKGPFYLPADMREGDYIEIGQTGAYGCAMRTKFNGFHSDETVVVQDEPMLTAYGDRIAAQNDTVPGLSGAVLLEQMK; this is encoded by the coding sequence ATGGAAAAGTTCCCCTCTGCACGTGCGCTGGCTCGTTCACTAGCGCCTATCAATCCGGTAACGTGTCTCCGGCCGCATGCGGTCCGACGCGCGGTTCACTTTTTCCTTAACGAGTTCCCCGGCGAAATCCTCTACGCCGTCAAGACCAACCCCAGGCCGGAAGTCCTGGACGAAGTCTATGACGCGGGGGTCCGGAATTTCGATGTCGCCTCCTTGGCGGAAATCGAGCTGATCGCCGGGCGATACCCCGACGCCAAAATGGCCTTCATGAACCCGGTGAAGAACCGGGACGTGATCCGCCGCGCCTACGAGGAATTCAGGGTGCGCCACTTCGTGCTCGATTCCGAGGAGGAGTTGAAGAAGATCGTCGAGGCGACGGGCCATGCCCAGGACCTCAGCCTTCTCGTTCGCCTGGCCGTTCCCAACCATCATTCGGAACTGGAACTGTCGTCCAAGTACGGCGTGCAGCCCGAACAGGCCCCCGATCTGCTGATCGCGGCCCGTCAGGTCGCCAGCCGCCTGGGCGTCGCGTTCCACGTCGGCTCGCAGTGCATGCAGCCGTCGGCCTGGGGCACGGCGCTGCACATGGTCCGCGACCTGATCCTGAAATCGGGGATCATTCTCGACATCGTCGATGTCGGGGGCGGCTTTCCGTCGGTCTATCCCTACATGACGCCGCCGCCGCTGACCGACTACATGCGCGAAATCACGGCCGCCGTCGATAAACTGCCGATTTCGGAAGCCTGCGAAATCTGGGCCGAACCCGGCCGCGCGCTGGTCGCCGAAGGTGCGTCCACCCTGGTACGTGTTGAAATGCGCCGGGGCGACAACCTATATATCAACGACGGCACCTACGGCAGCCTGTTCGACGCCGGGTCGTTGAACTTCATCTACCCGGTGCGCCCGATCCGCACCGAGGGGCGGTTCCAGAAGCCGCTGATCGGTTATGCCTTCTACGGCCCGACCTGCGACAGCCTGGACCACATGAAGGGGCCGTTCTACCTGCCCGCCGACATGCGGGAAGGCGACTATATCGAGATCGGCCAGACCGGCGCCTACGGCTGCGCCATGCGGACCAAGTTCAACGGCTTTCATTCCGATGAAACAGTCGTGGTCCAGGATGAGCCCATGTTGACGGCCTATGGCGACCGCATCGCCGCGCAAAACGACACGGTTCCCGGGCTTTCCGGCGCCGTGCTGCTGGAGCAGATGAAATGA
- a CDS encoding deoxyhypusine synthase yields MKTSEQKMADEKAALLSKTVEHVDITKIDARPIIDSMSKMSFTSRDLARATGIYNDMLADKDCTIFLTLAGSTSAGGCMKVYADLIRYNMVDAIVSTGASIVDMDFFEALGFRHYQGSPDIDDNYLRSQYIDRIYDTYIDEEELQACDHAIGEIADGLEPRAYSSREFIREMGRYLAEGAARKKDSLVQLAYEHDVPVFCPAFTDSSAGFGLVLHQVRNPKNHMTIDSIADFRELTDIKIKSGTSGLLMVGGGVPKNFVQDTVVCAEILGHEVDMHKYAVQITVADVRDGACSSSTLKEASSWGKVDTALEQMVYAEAGSVIPLLCSDAYHRGHWKDRPKRRHAKLFD; encoded by the coding sequence ATGAAAACCTCGGAACAGAAGATGGCCGACGAAAAAGCGGCCCTGCTGAGCAAGACCGTCGAACACGTCGACATCACCAAGATCGACGCCCGGCCGATCATCGACAGCATGTCGAAGATGTCGTTCACCTCGCGCGACCTGGCGCGGGCGACGGGCATCTACAACGACATGCTGGCCGACAAGGACTGCACGATCTTCCTGACGCTGGCGGGGTCGACCTCGGCCGGCGGCTGCATGAAGGTCTATGCCGACCTGATCCGCTACAACATGGTGGACGCCATCGTCTCGACCGGGGCCAGCATCGTCGACATGGATTTCTTCGAGGCCTTGGGCTTCCGCCATTATCAGGGCTCGCCGGACATCGACGACAACTATCTGCGCTCGCAGTACATCGACCGCATCTACGATACCTACATCGACGAGGAAGAGTTGCAGGCCTGCGATCACGCCATCGGCGAGATCGCCGACGGGCTGGAGCCGCGCGCCTATTCATCGCGCGAATTCATCCGCGAAATGGGCCGCTACCTCGCGGAAGGCGCGGCGCGCAAGAAGGATTCCCTGGTGCAACTGGCGTACGAGCACGACGTGCCCGTGTTCTGCCCGGCGTTCACGGATTCCAGCGCCGGGTTCGGCCTGGTCCTGCATCAGGTGCGCAATCCGAAGAACCACATGACCATCGATTCGATCGCCGATTTCCGCGAACTGACGGACATCAAGATCAAGTCCGGGACCTCGGGCCTGTTGATGGTCGGCGGTGGCGTGCCCAAGAACTTCGTGCAGGACACGGTCGTGTGCGCGGAAATCCTCGGCCACGAAGTGGACATGCACAAATACGCCGTGCAGATCACGGTCGCCGACGTGCGTGACGGGGCGTGCTCCTCCTCGACCCTCAAGGAAGCGTCGTCCTGGGGCAAGGTCGACACGGCGCTGGAACAGATGGTCTATGCCGAAGCCGGCAGCGTTATCCCGCTGCTGTGCAGCGACGCCTATCACCGGGGCCATTGGAAAGATCGGCCCAAGCGCCGCCACGCCAAGCTGTTCGACTGA
- the speB gene encoding agmatinase has translation MNILPPEEGFLGLSGDDVADAQGKPGVTIVPYGLEASVSYGGGTAAGPQAMIDASHQVELFDEELWREPCRDFHLDTLAPFDIPTDIPAALDQLAGVVGGILDAGRFPLTFGGEHSITPGAIRPFVERYPDLCLLQFDAHADLRDGYEGEHFSHAAAMRRCLDHPGLSIVSVGIRNISAGEIPFLDANRDRIHIYWGKDRRDWDVDRIVSHLAGKTVYITFDLDGFDSSLMQATGTPEPGGVFWDDAVRIIRAANRVAGKVVGADINELAPIEGLHSCNFLAAKLAYKILAYKFADGLPQAA, from the coding sequence GTGAACATTCTGCCTCCTGAAGAGGGCTTCCTCGGCCTGAGCGGGGACGACGTTGCCGATGCGCAGGGCAAGCCCGGCGTGACGATCGTCCCCTATGGCCTGGAGGCCTCCGTCAGCTACGGTGGCGGCACGGCGGCGGGGCCGCAGGCGATGATCGACGCCTCGCACCAGGTCGAACTGTTCGACGAGGAACTGTGGCGGGAACCCTGCCGGGATTTTCACCTGGACACCCTGGCTCCCTTCGACATCCCCACTGATATTCCGGCCGCCCTCGACCAGTTGGCGGGCGTGGTCGGCGGGATTCTCGACGCGGGACGTTTTCCGCTGACCTTCGGCGGCGAGCATTCGATCACGCCGGGCGCCATCCGGCCCTTCGTCGAACGTTATCCCGACCTGTGCCTGCTGCAATTCGATGCCCATGCGGATCTGCGCGACGGGTACGAAGGCGAACATTTCTCCCACGCCGCCGCCATGCGCCGCTGCCTGGATCACCCCGGCCTGTCGATCGTTTCGGTCGGCATCCGCAACATCTCGGCCGGGGAAATTCCGTTCCTCGACGCCAACCGGGATCGCATCCACATCTACTGGGGCAAGGACCGGCGGGACTGGGACGTGGACCGGATCGTCTCCCATCTTGCCGGCAAGACGGTCTACATCACCTTCGATCTCGACGGCTTCGATTCCAGCCTGATGCAGGCCACGGGCACGCCGGAGCCGGGCGGCGTGTTCTGGGACGACGCCGTGCGCATCATCCGCGCCGCCAACCGGGTCGCGGGCAAGGTCGTGGGCGCCGACATCAACGAACTGGCCCCCATCGAGGGCCTGCATTCGTGCAACTTCCTGGCCGCCAAGCTGGCCTACAAGATCCTCGCCTACAAGTTCGCGGACGGCCTGCCCCAGGCCGCCTAA
- a CDS encoding F0F1 ATP synthase subunit B, which produces MDHMLQDPTFWVATAFAAFIGVLVYLKVPGLIGGALDERAAKIKADIEEAEKLREEAQKLLADYQKKQRDAQKEAEKIVVAAKEEAARMAKLGEQRLKDSLARREKQAMDRLSQAEAAALDHLKAHTVEVAMAATRQVLADSIKGKKADQLIDDAIGALPGKLH; this is translated from the coding sequence ATGGACCACATGTTGCAGGATCCCACATTCTGGGTCGCCACCGCCTTCGCCGCCTTCATCGGCGTGCTGGTCTACCTCAAGGTGCCGGGCCTGATCGGCGGCGCCCTCGACGAGCGGGCGGCCAAGATCAAGGCCGACATCGAAGAGGCGGAAAAACTCCGCGAGGAAGCGCAGAAGCTGCTGGCCGACTACCAGAAAAAGCAGCGCGACGCCCAGAAGGAAGCCGAGAAGATCGTCGTCGCCGCCAAGGAAGAGGCCGCCCGCATGGCCAAGCTTGGCGAGCAGCGCCTGAAGGATTCCCTGGCCCGCCGCGAAAAGCAGGCGATGGACCGTCTGTCCCAGGCCGAGGCCGCCGCCCTGGATCACCTCAAGGCCCATACGGTCGAGGTCGCCATGGCGGCCACGCGCCAGGTTCTGGCCGACAGCATCAAGGGCAAGAAGGCCGATCAGCTGATCGACGACGCCATCGGCGCCCTGCCCGGCAAGCTGCACTAA
- a CDS encoding F0F1 ATP synthase subunit B' has product MPQLDFTTYVPQIIWLVISFTAMFLVMWKVCVPRIGGALEARQKKIEQNLERAADLKAEAEAAIEAYEKALTEARATAHEEIVKVQADLKAKQDAEEAKLSQTLQARIKEGEAAIDKALQDALAGLDAMATEVATAACERLTGEAPDAKALQKAVAGAAKARQA; this is encoded by the coding sequence ATGCCTCAATTGGACTTCACAACCTACGTGCCCCAGATCATCTGGCTGGTGATTTCCTTCACCGCCATGTTCCTGGTCATGTGGAAGGTCTGCGTGCCCCGGATCGGCGGCGCCCTTGAGGCGCGGCAGAAGAAGATCGAGCAGAACCTGGAGCGCGCGGCGGACCTGAAGGCCGAGGCCGAGGCCGCCATCGAAGCCTATGAAAAGGCCCTGACCGAGGCGCGCGCCACGGCGCACGAGGAAATCGTCAAGGTGCAGGCCGACCTGAAGGCCAAGCAGGACGCGGAGGAAGCCAAGCTTTCCCAGACCCTGCAGGCCCGCATCAAGGAAGGCGAGGCAGCCATCGACAAGGCCTTGCAGGACGCCCTGGCGGGTCTTGACGCCATGGCGACCGAGGTCGCGACGGCCGCCTGCGAACGTCTGACCGGCGAAGCACCCGACGCCAAGGCCCTGCAAAAGGCCGTCGCCGGCGCCGCCAAAGCGCGTCAGGCCTAG
- a CDS encoding F0F1 ATP synthase subunit C: MEVQAAKLLGAGLAVIGVIGSGIGIGTIFASFIQAVGRNPSAQGAVFPMTMLGFALVEAIALFALVIALVILFG, translated from the coding sequence ATGGAAGTTCAAGCTGCGAAGCTGCTCGGTGCCGGCCTGGCCGTTATCGGCGTGATTGGTTCCGGTATCGGCATCGGTACCATCTTTGCCTCGTTCATTCAGGCCGTGGGCCGCAACCCCTCCGCTCAGGGCGCCGTGTTCCCCATGACCATGCTGGGCTTCGCCCTCGTGGAAGCCATCGCGCTGTTCGCGCTGGTTATCGCCCTGGTCATTCTGTTCGGCTGA
- a CDS encoding F0F1 ATP synthase subunit A, whose protein sequence is MAEKHSPLAQFEIKTLVPLNFGGLDASFTNSALMMVATVVVVSAFLILGMRRNALVPGRWQSIAELSYVFIANLVKDTVGSEGRNYFPFIFTVFMFVLFGNLLGMVPYSFTFTSHIVVTFTMAAVIFIGVTLIALAKHKMHFFSFFMPPGVPILMAPLLIPIEIISYLSRPISLSVRLFANMLAGHTLLKVFAGFIISLGVFGVAPWLFVVALTGLEIVIAFLQAFVFTILTCLYLNDALHLH, encoded by the coding sequence TTGGCCGAGAAGCACAGCCCGCTCGCACAGTTCGAGATCAAAACACTTGTGCCGCTGAATTTCGGCGGCCTCGATGCCTCTTTCACCAATTCGGCGCTTATGATGGTGGCGACGGTGGTCGTGGTCAGCGCCTTCCTGATCCTGGGAATGCGCCGCAACGCCCTGGTCCCCGGGCGCTGGCAGTCGATCGCGGAACTCTCCTATGTGTTCATCGCCAATCTGGTGAAGGACACGGTCGGATCCGAGGGCCGCAACTACTTCCCGTTCATCTTCACGGTGTTCATGTTCGTGCTGTTCGGCAACCTGCTGGGCATGGTCCCCTACAGCTTTACCTTCACCTCGCACATCGTGGTGACCTTCACCATGGCGGCGGTGATCTTCATCGGTGTGACCCTGATCGCCCTGGCCAAGCACAAGATGCACTTCTTCTCGTTCTTCATGCCGCCGGGCGTGCCGATTCTCATGGCGCCGCTGCTGATCCCGATCGAGATCATTTCCTACCTGTCGCGTCCCATTTCCCTCAGCGTCCGTCTGTTCGCCAACATGCTGGCCGGACACACGCTGCTGAAGGTGTTCGCCGGGTTCATCATCTCGCTCGGCGTGTTCGGCGTGGCGCCCTGGCTGTTCGTGGTCGCGCTGACCGGCCTGGAAATCGTCATCGCCTTCCTGCAGGCCTTCGTGTTCACCATTCTGACCTGCCTGTACCTGAACGACGCCCTGCACCTTCACTAA
- a CDS encoding AtpZ/AtpI family protein, translating to MTDERPHSDLDGLQKRIDGALDKGGFSQAQKNRDKEPPNSALSLAFRVGIELVSAVAVGLGIGWLLDKWLDTKPWLMLVFIILGGCAGILNVYRMARGYGYAAGYQQDENPTDDTDRR from the coding sequence ATGACCGACGAACGGCCCCATTCGGACCTGGACGGCCTGCAAAAGCGCATCGACGGCGCCCTCGACAAGGGCGGGTTTTCGCAAGCGCAGAAAAATCGCGACAAGGAGCCGCCAAATAGCGCTCTTAGCCTTGCATTTCGTGTCGGCATTGAGTTAGTTTCCGCCGTCGCCGTTGGGTTGGGTATCGGTTGGCTGCTTGATAAGTGGCTCGATACCAAGCCTTGGCTCATGTTGGTGTTCATAATCCTAGGGGGATGCGCCGGCATTCTGAACGTCTACCGGATGGCCCGTGGCTACGGTTACGCCGCGGGTTATCAGCAGGATGAAAATCCGACTGACGACACAGACCGCCGATAA